DNA sequence from the Marinilongibacter aquaticus genome:
TCGAAAAGCACAATGTACAGGGCACACTGAATGGCGGCGGAACCGACGTACGCATACACACTTCTGACGGGCATTTGCGAATAAACTAAAACTCCAAAACATGATCACATTAAACAGCGTTTCCAAACATTATCCCGCAGGCTTCGGAAAAACTTACGTACTGCGGAACATCGACCTCCACATCAAAGAAGGCGAATTCGTGTCCATCATGGGGCCGTCGGGATCGGGCAAATCGACCCTGCTTCATATTCTGGGTTTGCTCGAAGACGCCTCAGAAGGGGAATATATTTTCATGGATCAACCCGTGCAGAAACTAAACGAAAAAAAACGGACGGCCCTGCACCGCGATGCTATAGGTTTTGTGTTTCAAGCCTACCATCTTATCGACGAGCTCACAGTCTATGAAAATATCGAAACGCCACTTTTGTACAAAAAACTTTCGAAAAACGAACGGAAAAGCAAAGTGGCCGACATACTCGACAGGTTCAACATTGTGGCGAAGAAAGACCTCTTTCCCAGCCAACTGAGCGGAGGGCAGCAACAGTTGGTGGGCATAGCCCGGGCATTGGTGGCCGAACCCAAAGTGATTTTCGCTGATGAACCCACAGGAAATTTGCATTCGGAACAGGCCGAATACATCATGGACACCTTCAAAGAACTCAATCAAAAAGACGGCATTACCATTGTGCAAGTGACGCACTCTGAACACAATGCCCAATTTGGAAACAGAATCATCAAACTAAAAGACGGTTGGCTCGACTAAGTTTCCGATCGGGCCTTTGTGCCTGTAGAAACCGAATCATCACATTTTCTCAAAAATTTCAAATAGATGAAAAAGCTATTCATATCCTTGTTCTTTTGCCTGATCAGTTCGCAACTGATTCATGCACAGGCCCTTTCTTTGCAAGAATGCGTCGAAATTGCGGTCGACAAACACCCAGATTATCAAGAAAGCATATTGAACGCCGAGATGGCTCAATCGCAATTGGCTCTTTCGAAAAGCCGCCGATTGCCCAGCATGAACATGCAAGTGTACCAAAGTACCAATACCGGACGAAGCATCGACCGTTTTACCAATGCCTACATCAATCAGGTGTACAACAGTACTTATGCTCAGGCGAGCCTTCAACAACCCATTTTTCAAGGTTTCAAGATTAAGCACGATATCACCTCAAAAGAATTGAGCTTGAAAAGCAGCCTGTAC
Encoded proteins:
- a CDS encoding ABC transporter ATP-binding protein — translated: MITLNSVSKHYPAGFGKTYVLRNIDLHIKEGEFVSIMGPSGSGKSTLLHILGLLEDASEGEYIFMDQPVQKLNEKKRTALHRDAIGFVFQAYHLIDELTVYENIETPLLYKKLSKNERKSKVADILDRFNIVAKKDLFPSQLSGGQQQLVGIARALVAEPKVIFADEPTGNLHSEQAEYIMDTFKELNQKDGITIVQVTHSEHNAQFGNRIIKLKDGWLD